One genomic region from Magallana gigas chromosome 3, xbMagGiga1.1, whole genome shotgun sequence encodes:
- the LOC105323679 gene encoding uncharacterized protein isoform X2 codes for MKFLLPLLCVGIVFAANHHGLTLDQISTMIIGNMDKNADGNITVEEIDTEFVTNYDHDGDGCVTMHEFTHQWNLDYHDDHHASEGMFHHLDITTDGCLKKDDLGMHHMAMDTNNDNTVTGAEFTAWLHHVHPDRFGHGGR; via the exons ATGAAGTTTTTGCTGCCATTATTGTGCGTTGGAATTGTATTTGC GGCCAATCATCATGGATTGACTCTAGACCAAATATCGACGATGATCATTGGAAACATGGACAAAAACGCAGATGGCAACATAACAGTGGAAGAAATTGACACAGAGTTCGTCACTAACTACGATCATGACG GTGATGGTTGTGTCACCATGCACGAATTCACACATCAGTGGAATTTAGATTACCATGACGACCACCACGCATCCGAAGGAATGTTCCATCATTTGGACATCACTACTGACGGCTGCTTGAAGAAGGACGACCTCGGAATGCACCACATGGCCATGGACACAAACA ATGACAACACGGTCACAGGTGCCGAGTTTACAGCTTGGCTTCACCAT GTTCATCCAGACAGATTCGGACACGGAGGCAGGTGA
- the LOC105322487 gene encoding uncharacterized protein: MAGIFQSSLLLLLFFNVASTSIHVQLIPSDTPIAGNDGMYHVEAKRPFGGVYGRPFTMGRRSSDFGNSHLAAKRPFGRVFGRSYKLGKRDFVPPESHHITVKRPFGRIFGNYRTNVHASTQKQTKRPFGSVYRISYSKRPFGGVYGNSYKIGKRYVLPQDEHNEVKRPFGKVYGRSYKFGKRPFGQVYGSRYGKRSVGSFDDEAAIILENTSPSEHNGHELLVKRPFGKIYGKRYDVDKRPFGQIYSPRRPFGKRPFPGSVDFPMLNKRPFGKMYGRSYRLKKSPYKIYTDGKGSFVNIPDSIVDEPDSLVLPGPSDRISNQPYPAFFEDPGQKDVVFVETGGYDVDVPGSEGQTEDQDMGEVYTDSDGAMEEDESDDGNLGIEEDSEEDSEEE; the protein is encoded by the exons ATGGCCGGGATTTTCCAAAGTTCTCTTCTACTCCTCCTGTTTTTCAATGTAGCATCAACATCTATCCACGTGCAGCTTATACCCTCCG ATACCCCGATTGCTGGAAATGATGGAATGTACCATGTAGAAGCGAAGCGGCCATTTGGCGGCGTATACGGCAGACCATTCACGATGGGGAGGCGTTCTTCGGACTTCGGAAATTCCCACCTCGCGGCAAAAAGACCTTTCGGTAGAGTATTTGGAAGATCCTATAAATTAGGAAAACGAGATTTCGTGCCTCCAGAATCCCATCATATTACGGTGAAACGCCCATTTGGAAGAATATTTGGAAACTACAGAACAAATGTCCACGCTTCCAcgcaaaaacaaacaaaacgtCCTTTTGGGTCTGTATATAGAATTTCATATAGTAAACGACCCTTTGGAGGGGTTTATGGTAATTCTTACAAGATAGGCAAACGATACGTTCTACCACAGGATGAACATAACGAGGTGAAACGACCCTTTGGTAAAGTTTATGGTCGCTCATACAAATTTGGTAAGAGACCGTTTGGCCAAGTATATGGATCAAGGTACGGAAAAAGATCGGTCGGAAGCTTCGACGATGAAGCAGCGATAATCTTGGAAAACACGTCTCCATCAGAACACAATGGGCACGAGCTACTTGTAAAACGACCTTTTGGTAAAATTTACGGGAAAAGATATGACGTTGACAAACGCCCTTTTGGTCAAATCTACAGCCCAAGACGTCCTTTTGGTAAGCGACCCTTCCCTGGTAGCGTCGACTTCCCGATGCTGAACAAGAGACCATTCGGTAAAATGTATGGGAGATCGTATAGACTAAAGAAAAGCCCATACAAAATATACACAGATGGGAAAGGTTCATTTGTAAACATTCCAGATTCTATCGTAGATGAGCCCGATAGCCTTGTACTTCCGGGTCCATCCGACCGGATTTCGAACCAGCCTTATCCGGCTTTCTTTGAGGATCCAGGTCAAAAAGACGTAGTTTTTGTTGAGACAGGCGGATATGACGTGGACGTACCAGGTTCTGAAGGTCAAACAGAGGATCAGGATATGGGAGAAGTATACACAGACAGTGATGGTGCTATGGAGGAGGACGAATCAGACGATGGAAATCTAGGGATTGAAGAGGACAGTGAGGAAGACAGCGAAGAAGAATAG
- the LOC105323679 gene encoding uncharacterized protein isoform X1, with amino-acid sequence MKFLLPLLCVGIVFAANHHGLTLDQISTMIIGNMDKNADGNITVEEIDTEFVTNYDHDGDGCVTMHEFTHQWNLDYHDDHHASEGMFHHLDITTDGCLKKDDLGMHHMAMDTNNDNTVTGAEFTAWLHHVHPDSAGHGHHGR; translated from the exons ATGAAGTTTTTGCTGCCATTATTGTGCGTTGGAATTGTATTTGC GGCCAATCATCATGGATTGACTCTAGACCAAATATCGACGATGATCATTGGAAACATGGACAAAAACGCAGATGGCAACATAACAGTGGAAGAAATTGACACAGAGTTCGTCACTAACTACGATCATGACG GTGATGGTTGTGTCACCATGCACGAATTCACACATCAGTGGAATTTAGATTACCATGACGACCACCACGCATCCGAAGGAATGTTCCATCATTTGGACATCACTACTGACGGCTGCTTGAAGAAGGACGACCTCGGAATGCACCACATGGCCATGGACACAAACA ATGACAACACGGTCACAGGTGCCGAGTTTACAGCTTGGCTTCACCAT GTTCACCCAGATAGCGCCGGGCACGGGCATCATGGACGTTAA